The Methanoculleus horonobensis genomic interval TTTCAAGCGCTGGGAGACGGTGCGCTGCCCGTAAAGATCCTTCAGCGCGGCGACGAGGCTCTCGCGGTCGGCCGTCGCCCTCGCATGCCCGCCCTCGAGATCGGCGAGCGTCTTCTGCATCGCCGTGGCGGCATCTGCAAGATCGCCGACCAGTTGCTCGTAGTGGGCGCCGAGGCCCTGGTGGCACGTCGGGCACGATCCCTCCGGGCCGGCGGCAAGGATCTCCGCCCGGTGTTCGGCAAGCCTCCGGATCTCCTCGCGGAGCGCCTCCTGCCGCTCCGCGCACGCGCTGATCCGCGAGGTCAGGTACTCTTTCCGGCTCTCCGCAGATTCAATCTCGTCTTCGATGGAGCCCATCCCGGCAAGCTGCCGGGCAAGCCCGGCAATCTCGCTCTCGAGGAGACTCATCTCTTCGGAGGCCGCGTCGACCTCGCGCAGGCACCGCTCCTCCTGCCGGGCGAGTTCCTGCGCCCGGAGAAAGACCTCTTCCCGGGCCAGGAGGGCGTCGTACTCCCCGATCTCCTCTTCGAGCGCGCGGAGATGCCCGACCTTCTCCTCGATCCCTTCTATCTCCGTCCGGTTCTCCCCGACTCGCCGCTCGATCTGGGCGAACCGCTCGTCCATGCGCGTGAGGTCTTCGCGGAGTGAGTCATACTCCGGCTGGAGTTCTTTCATCGCAACGATGCGGTTCCGGAGGCCCTGCCACTCCGCGACGTCGCGCTTGAGACCGATAACCGCCTTGTCGTCCCCTGCAAGCGCGGCGAGTTCTTCCTCGACCTTCCTGCGGCGCTCGCCGTACTCCCGAACCTGCTCCTCCGCGGCGTTCGCTTCGAGGGTCAGGCGGTCGGCGAGCGTCTTCTCCTCCGCCATCGCGGCCGTCTCGGCTTTCAGGGCATCATAGCGGTCGGCGAGGAGAGCGAGTCCTTCGAGTTCGGCCTGCACCTGCTGCCGTTCGGCGATCTCCCCTTCCGTCTCCCGGCACTCGTTCCGCAGCCGCTCGATCTCGGCCGCGAGCACTTCCTCTTCCCGTGCAAGGTGCAGGTAACGCTCGCGCACGGATAGCACCCGATCGCGCTGCGTGCGCGCACCATCTAGTTCCTCCGCGGCAGCCCTCTCTCTCCCCAGAGCCTTCTCCGCTTCCTCCTCCGCCCGGGCGAGCTCGGTGCCCAGCGCCGCAAGGCGGACGCGAATCCCCTCGGCATCCAGTTCCTGGAGCCGGCCGGAGAGCTCGCGGCAGCTTCCTTCCCGGACATCGACGATCGATTTGAGGCGCTCCATGCTGTCCTTCTTGAGATAGTCGACGCCCAGCACCTGCATGAACCAGTCCTTCCGGGACCCGGCCCTGCTCTCGAGCAGGGCAAGGAGTTCCTTCTGCCCGGCGTAGATGGTGTTGCGGAAGTCGCCCGGGCCCATGCCGACAACCCGCTGCACCTCCTCTCCCACCTTCTGGACGCTGCTTGCAAGGAGTTTCTGGTTCAGGTAGAGGTTTGCCTCGTGGAGCGTCGAAGAGGCACGGCGCTTGAATTTGCGGACGACGGCATACTCGTTGCCGCCGACCGAGAAGTCCAGGCGAACCTCGCAGACGTCCTGCGGCCCCGCAAAGGAACTGACGATATAGTTCCCGTCGAGACCGGTGCCCTGCAGGCCGTAGAGAGCGAAGAGGATGGCCGAGACGATGCTGCTCTTGCCAGTTCCGTTGTTCCCGACGATCCCCGTGATGCCGTCCTGGAAGACGATCTCCTGGTCGCGGAAGCGCTTGAAGTTCCGCATCCGGAGCTTATTCAGCAGCACGCTCTCCCTCTTTATGGCGTGCGATGACCGACCGGAGAACCTCCGTCCCGGTCTTCTTCACGAACTCTTCGTCGCCGGGAGCGAGGTGCTCCTTCTCCACGAACCGCTCGAACTCGGCGACGTAGTCGATCCCGACGAGCGAGTCTTCGTAAAAGATCCGGGACGGATCGTCGACGGCCAGCACCTGCAGTTTGAGGTCCAGCGCACGGTTCCGGATATCCTGGAACGCCTTCTGGTCGAGCGCGCGGAGCGTATCGCGGCGTATCCCGTCGAGCGTGACCTGGCAGATCGCGTGGTGGATTTTCTGCTCGTGGTTATCGGCAGCATCGAGGATGGCATCAACGACCTCCCCGGCCGAGAGCCCATCGCAGTTGATCCTGCCGAGGCTGAACATCGGCGTGTGCGGGAGGTCGATATGCTCGACCTCGCCCGACGCAAGGTTCACGGCGAGACCGCCCTTCTCCTCCGCGATCTCCCCGTAGTTGCAGTATTCGAGCGACCCGCTGTACCAGGCGTTGTCGGCGACCTGCACCTGGTTGTGGTAATGGCCGAGTGCGATATAGTCGAACCGGCCGGAGAGGATGGTCGCGTCCAGTTCGTGCTCGGCGACGGTGTGCAGCCGTTTGTCTTTCAGGATGCTCGCAAGACCGTGGGTGACGAGCACG includes:
- a CDS encoding AAA family ATPase, which encodes MLLNKLRMRNFKRFRDQEIVFQDGITGIVGNNGTGKSSIVSAILFALYGLQGTGLDGNYIVSSFAGPQDVCEVRLDFSVGGNEYAVVRKFKRRASSTLHEANLYLNQKLLASSVQKVGEEVQRVVGMGPGDFRNTIYAGQKELLALLESRAGSRKDWFMQVLGVDYLKKDSMERLKSIVDVREGSCRELSGRLQELDAEGIRVRLAALGTELARAEEEAEKALGRERAAAEELDGARTQRDRVLSVRERYLHLAREEEVLAAEIERLRNECRETEGEIAERQQVQAELEGLALLADRYDALKAETAAMAEEKTLADRLTLEANAAEEQVREYGERRRKVEEELAALAGDDKAVIGLKRDVAEWQGLRNRIVAMKELQPEYDSLREDLTRMDERFAQIERRVGENRTEIEGIEEKVGHLRALEEEIGEYDALLAREEVFLRAQELARQEERCLREVDAASEEMSLLESEIAGLARQLAGMGSIEDEIESAESRKEYLTSRISACAERQEALREEIRRLAEHRAEILAAGPEGSCPTCHQGLGAHYEQLVGDLADAATAMQKTLADLEGGHARATADRESLVAALKDLYGQRTVSQRLKEQHALYSSRYEQSASVGERWRAEAEGHRAAMRALGVEGYDPAAHAALKEEIRALSEKRAAADTLRGECSRLPALQEERQQLIADVENYLSRKEELEAKISRLGFDPVIRQRLEAEAQALEPSYRAYTEAQTRLARRPALEEELQGISARVNGLAERLQAIRAELDRLAFDPDRFARQSEEYGRADTAHRRAFELRVRLEDVPRLVEALEAKQALLANREAERLRVGEAVEELGFSEEAVAAAEERVADCERALLAVREQRSAAAFRINSLKLDIEKEAGRLSRADDLLRQQEVITEEIGRLKLTRSLIKDYTDYLLQVVRDRIEEEAGRVLAEITDGRYGTVMLDDDFTVLVHDMGDDYPADRFSGGEQDDIAIALRVALSRFLAEVNEVHDSTFLIFDEIFGSQDEGRRNNLLRALRTQEAHFPQILLISHITEVQDEFSTTLMVEMGGDQASQVREFE
- a CDS encoding metallophosphoesterase family protein produces the protein MKIVHLADTHLGLSAFNRVDPETGMNLREQFIYDNFLATVDRVIDLRPDALVHAGDLFHQVKPKTRAYTTALDALSRLHDAGIPMLVVAGNHSMAKTRYTASPFEVLERGGYAAGDLYVAHHNRYRRVELGDTVFHLIPNMLEAEGYRRAFEEVEFSGGTNVLVTHGLASILKDKRLHTVAEHELDATILSGRFDYIALGHYHNQVQVADNAWYSGSLEYCNYGEIAEEKGGLAVNLASGEVEHIDLPHTPMFSLGRINCDGLSAGEVVDAILDAADNHEQKIHHAICQVTLDGIRRDTLRALDQKAFQDIRNRALDLKLQVLAVDDPSRIFYEDSLVGIDYVAEFERFVEKEHLAPGDEEFVKKTGTEVLRSVIARHKEGERAAE